One Mycolicibacterium pulveris genomic region harbors:
- a CDS encoding cupin domain-containing protein, translating to MEIRRVVTGHDAAGKSVLVSDETVRPDRPSLMPGAEFHQLWGGDAAPEFPDDGSMPQWHSYFPPIGGFRFAMLTLPPSREARDTGPLDLEKGMAEIEDMLPGMLGYMDPTDPGMHTTDTIDFEVVLEGTVVLELDDGAEVTLRAGDTVVQNGTRHRWKNPGDTPARMAVFICGAAHADVTRP from the coding sequence ATGGAGATACGTCGAGTGGTGACCGGTCACGACGCGGCCGGAAAGTCGGTGCTTGTCAGCGACGAAACCGTGCGACCCGACCGACCTTCGTTGATGCCGGGGGCCGAGTTTCACCAGTTGTGGGGCGGTGATGCGGCACCGGAATTTCCTGATGACGGCTCGATGCCGCAGTGGCACAGCTACTTTCCGCCGATCGGCGGGTTCCGGTTCGCGATGCTGACCCTTCCGCCGTCGCGCGAGGCCCGCGACACGGGCCCGCTCGATCTGGAGAAGGGCATGGCGGAGATCGAGGACATGCTGCCGGGGATGCTCGGCTACATGGACCCGACGGATCCCGGCATGCACACCACCGACACGATCGACTTCGAAGTGGTGCTGGAAGGCACCGTCGTCCTCGAACTCGACGACGGCGCCGAGGTGACGTTGCGTGCGGGCGACACCGTCGTGCAGAACGGCACCAGGCATCGCTGGAAGAACCCCGGTGACACGCCGGCGCGGATGGCCGTGTTCATCTGCGGCGCCGCGCACGCCGACGTGACCCGCCCCTAG
- a CDS encoding TIGR03086 family metal-binding protein, giving the protein MPEDLRPGPDSPPPDELRSAEKTFAVLQHVLHGIAADDVHKQTPCREFDVAALTDHLLNSITMIGAAAGAEFPERNRDDSVEQQVVQATRCALDAWQRRGLEGTVPFGPNEVPASMMAGILSLEFLVHAWDFAMAVGREVSAPESLADYVLGLAQRTITPQGRTRAGFDDPVEIPADAPALDRLIAFTGRRPA; this is encoded by the coding sequence ATGCCCGAGGACCTGCGCCCAGGACCCGATTCGCCACCCCCCGACGAACTGCGCAGCGCCGAGAAGACGTTTGCGGTGTTGCAGCACGTGCTTCACGGCATCGCCGCCGACGACGTGCACAAGCAGACCCCGTGCCGGGAGTTCGACGTGGCCGCGCTGACCGACCACCTGTTGAACTCGATCACCATGATCGGCGCCGCGGCCGGTGCGGAGTTCCCCGAGCGCAACCGCGACGACTCGGTGGAGCAGCAGGTCGTGCAAGCCACCCGGTGCGCGCTGGATGCGTGGCAGCGCCGCGGGCTGGAGGGCACCGTGCCGTTCGGTCCCAACGAGGTACCGGCGTCGATGATGGCGGGCATACTGTCGCTGGAATTCCTGGTCCACGCCTGGGATTTCGCGATGGCCGTCGGCCGCGAGGTCAGCGCACCGGAGTCGCTGGCGGACTACGTGCTGGGCCTAGCGCAACGGACCATCACGCCGCAGGGCCGCACCCGGGCCGGCTTCGACGACCCGGTGGAAATACCCGCCGACGCACCCGCGTTGGATCGATTGATCGCGTTCACCGGCAGGCGGCCGGCCTAG
- a CDS encoding pyridoxal phosphate-dependent aminotransferase, translating into MTVRLRPELADLPAYTPGKTVPGAIKIASNETVHGPLPRVRAAIEKAIDTINRYPDNGYVALRERLAEHVGFSPEHISVGCGSVSLCQQLIQITSSVGDEVLYGWRSFEIYPLQVRTARATPVQVPLTEHTFDLDAMLAAITDRTRLIFVCNPNNPTSTVVDPDKLARFVAAVPPHILIAIDEAYVEYIREPMLPDSFGLVRAHRNVVVLRTFSKAYGLAGLRVGYAVGDPDIITALGKVYVPFTATSVSQAAAIASLDAAEELLARTDAVVAERARVTQTLRDAGYEVPPSQANFVWLPLPGRAQEFAVASADNRIIVRPYGEDGVRVTVASPQENDAFLDFAHRWRAST; encoded by the coding sequence GTGACTGTCCGGCTGCGTCCCGAGCTCGCTGACCTTCCCGCGTACACCCCGGGCAAGACGGTACCGGGCGCGATCAAGATCGCCAGCAACGAGACGGTGCACGGGCCGCTGCCGAGGGTTCGCGCCGCCATCGAGAAGGCCATCGACACGATCAACCGCTACCCCGACAACGGCTACGTCGCGCTCAGGGAGCGGCTCGCCGAGCACGTCGGCTTCTCGCCCGAGCACATCTCCGTCGGCTGCGGGTCGGTGAGCCTGTGCCAGCAGCTGATCCAGATCACGTCGTCCGTCGGCGACGAGGTGCTCTACGGCTGGCGCAGCTTCGAGATCTATCCGCTGCAGGTGCGCACGGCAAGGGCCACCCCGGTGCAGGTGCCGCTGACCGAGCACACCTTCGACCTCGACGCGATGCTGGCCGCGATCACCGACCGCACCCGGCTGATCTTCGTGTGCAACCCGAACAACCCGACCAGCACGGTCGTCGACCCCGACAAGCTGGCCCGCTTCGTCGCGGCGGTGCCGCCGCACATCCTGATCGCCATCGACGAGGCCTACGTCGAGTACATCCGCGAGCCGATGCTGCCCGACAGCTTCGGGCTGGTCCGCGCGCACCGCAATGTCGTTGTGCTGCGGACGTTTTCGAAGGCCTACGGGCTGGCGGGGTTGCGCGTCGGATACGCCGTCGGCGATCCGGACATCATCACCGCGCTGGGCAAGGTGTATGTCCCGTTCACCGCGACCTCCGTCTCGCAGGCCGCGGCCATCGCCTCGCTGGACGCCGCCGAGGAGCTGCTGGCCCGCACCGACGCCGTCGTCGCCGAACGTGCCCGGGTGACGCAGACGCTGCGCGACGCCGGCTACGAGGTGCCACCGTCGCAAGCCAACTTCGTGTGGCTGCCGCTGCCCGGACGGGCCCAGGAGTTCGCGGTGGCGTCGGCCGACAACCGCATCATCGTGCGGCCCTACGGCGAGGACGGGGTACGCGTCACCGTCGCATCTCCGCAGGAAAACGACGCGTTCCTGGATTTCGCCCACCGTTGGCGGGCATCGACCTGA
- a CDS encoding prenyltransferase → MTEVRSRSRLSSWMYALRTINPPPDGRIDFVTRWLVVTRAAVLPMTLFAGLVAALLAVGEPGLDWRWLNLAIVGIVLAHIANNLMNDLYDTSTGLDEASYPRALYAPHPVLSGLVSKRTLVAAILAVNLADLAILVVLTWARGWPVLAFGLAGFVLSVAYTAPPLRLKKRGLGEPDVLIVWGPLMVCGTYYSAVGSVGWDIVLASIPYGLLCTTVLMGKHIDKIPYDEPRGIRTLPVILGAARARTATLVMLVGFYVLVGAAVAVGAMPWPALLVVLALPRLVKLWPYFRRPPPEEPPPNFPVWPLWYAALAWVHVRLAGALLVLGLAIGAVLRVV, encoded by the coding sequence ATGACCGAGGTCAGGTCGCGTTCCCGGCTGAGTTCCTGGATGTACGCGCTGCGCACCATTAACCCGCCGCCGGACGGGCGCATCGACTTCGTCACCCGCTGGCTCGTCGTCACCCGCGCGGCCGTGCTGCCGATGACGTTGTTCGCCGGGCTTGTCGCCGCGCTGCTCGCCGTCGGCGAACCCGGGCTGGACTGGCGCTGGCTCAACCTCGCCATCGTCGGCATCGTGCTGGCGCACATCGCCAACAACTTGATGAACGACCTCTACGACACCAGCACCGGCCTGGACGAAGCCAGCTATCCGCGCGCGCTGTACGCGCCGCATCCGGTGCTGTCCGGTCTGGTCAGCAAGCGCACCCTGGTGGCGGCGATCCTCGCGGTCAACCTCGCCGACCTCGCGATCCTCGTCGTGCTCACCTGGGCGCGCGGCTGGCCGGTGCTCGCGTTCGGGCTGGCCGGCTTCGTACTCAGCGTCGCCTACACCGCGCCGCCCCTGCGGCTGAAAAAGCGCGGCCTCGGCGAGCCCGACGTGCTCATCGTGTGGGGCCCGCTGATGGTGTGCGGCACCTACTACTCCGCCGTCGGCTCCGTGGGTTGGGATATCGTGCTGGCCTCGATCCCCTACGGCCTGCTGTGCACGACCGTGCTGATGGGCAAGCACATCGACAAGATCCCCTACGACGAACCCCGCGGCATCCGCACGCTGCCGGTGATCCTCGGCGCGGCCCGCGCCCGCACCGCCACCCTCGTCATGCTGGTCGGTTTCTACGTCCTGGTCGGCGCCGCGGTCGCCGTCGGCGCGATGCCCTGGCCGGCGCTGCTGGTCGTGCTCGCCCTGCCGCGACTGGTCAAGCTGTGGCCCTACTTCCGTCGCCCGCCGCCTGAGGAGCCGCCGCCCAACTTCCCGGTGTGGCCGCTGTGGTACGCCGCGCTGGCCTGGGTGCACGTCCGGTTGGCCGGCGCGCTGCTCGTCCTCGGCCTGGCGATCGGCGCCGTGCTGCGGGTCGTCTAA
- a CDS encoding metallophosphoesterase family protein, whose translation MRLLLIADTHVPKRARDLPERVWEAVSKADVVVHAGDWVDVSLLDTLEARAKRLVACWGNNDDAELRRRLPERADAHLGGLRFTVVHETGAATGREARMAKQYPYTDVLVFGHSHIPWDTTAKTGLRLLNPGSPTDRRRQPFCTYMTATVGNGALSDVVLHPLDRHA comes from the coding sequence GTGCGGCTCCTGCTGATTGCAGATACCCATGTTCCGAAGCGGGCCCGCGACCTGCCCGAGCGCGTGTGGGAGGCAGTGTCGAAAGCCGACGTCGTGGTGCACGCGGGCGATTGGGTGGACGTCTCGCTGCTCGACACGCTCGAGGCCCGCGCCAAGCGACTGGTCGCGTGCTGGGGCAACAACGACGACGCCGAGTTGCGCAGGCGCCTCCCCGAACGCGCCGACGCCCACCTCGGCGGGCTGCGTTTCACCGTCGTGCACGAGACCGGCGCGGCCACCGGCCGCGAGGCCAGGATGGCGAAGCAGTACCCCTACACCGACGTGCTGGTGTTCGGCCACAGCCACATCCCCTGGGACACCACCGCGAAAACCGGTCTGCGCCTGCTCAACCCGGGCTCACCCACCGACCGTCGCCGCCAACCGTTCTGCACCTACATGACCGCGACCGTGGGCAACGGCGCGCTGTCCGACGTGGTGCTGCACCCGCTCGACCGCCATGCGTGA
- a CDS encoding MmcQ/YjbR family DNA-binding protein, giving the protein MRDRPARVADVHEIAAGMPYTTRIEGPKGNPIYQVGGKSFVFFRTPQPDAADPETGERYPDVIMIWVESEADKLALIQDPNSPFFTTDRFDGHLSVLVRASRLGEIGRVELTELVQDAWLSRASKRRADRWLAEH; this is encoded by the coding sequence ATGCGTGACCGGCCCGCGCGGGTCGCCGACGTCCACGAGATCGCCGCGGGAATGCCGTACACCACCCGCATCGAAGGGCCGAAGGGCAACCCGATCTATCAGGTCGGCGGCAAGTCGTTCGTGTTCTTCCGCACCCCGCAACCCGACGCCGCGGATCCGGAGACCGGCGAGCGCTACCCCGACGTGATCATGATCTGGGTCGAGTCCGAGGCCGACAAGCTGGCGCTGATCCAGGACCCGAACTCGCCGTTCTTCACCACCGACCGGTTCGACGGGCATCTCTCGGTCCTGGTGCGCGCCAGCCGGTTAGGCGAGATCGGCCGCGTCGAGCTGACCGAGCTCGTCCAGGATGCCTGGTTGTCGCGGGCCTCCAAGCGGCGCGCCGACCGCTGGTTGGCCGAACACTAG